A genomic region of Exiguobacterium oxidotolerans JCM 12280 contains the following coding sequences:
- the mutL gene encoding DNA mismatch repair endonuclease MutL produces MGIIRELSDSLANRIAAGEVVERPASVVKELVENALDAGATQVDVELEEAGMKRMTIRDNGHGFYPDDAELAFVRHATSKIKDEHDLFRIKTLGFRGEALASIASVSKVTLKTKRADQEGVQLILEYGKLLDRSASAMNRGTELTVEHLFFNTPARLKYLKTTHTELAAITDVLNRMAFAHPEVKFRAVHEGKVLIQTNGSGDVLQALASVYGHQTIQGTLVATASNADYQLTCHLVKPEVTRASKNYITLILNGRSVKNFALSQAVLNGYHTLLPIGRFPIAVIEVTMDPLLIDVNVHPAKREVRLSKEAELCQLIQETIRMTLSRETLIPQVTKPKPKKDPSAQERLDFSYSVDPVEETSSRAVWNYPIPKREAVHETEGRQADQAVSFEGEQQEEVVENAGRTEDNRPKFPYLDVIGQLHSSYIVCSGEDGMYLIDQHAAQERIKYETYKVMFGRPLEQQQQLLLPYTFEVSSDDMKRMEEILPLLLEVGIELEAFGPQSFIVREVPTWFPSHRQEETIQELMDEALMKQKVDIEQYREDAAIMMACKKSIKANHPLNEEMMRRLIVDLSQTEMPFTCPHGRPVIIEWTTYELEKLFKRVM; encoded by the coding sequence ATGGGCATCATTCGTGAATTATCGGATTCGTTAGCAAACCGGATCGCGGCGGGAGAGGTCGTCGAGCGACCGGCTTCCGTCGTCAAGGAGCTCGTCGAAAATGCACTCGATGCTGGAGCGACACAAGTCGATGTCGAACTTGAAGAGGCAGGGATGAAACGGATGACGATTCGCGATAACGGACACGGGTTTTATCCGGACGATGCGGAACTCGCTTTCGTCCGTCACGCGACGAGTAAGATTAAGGATGAACACGATTTGTTCCGGATCAAGACACTTGGTTTTCGGGGCGAGGCGTTAGCCTCGATTGCGTCCGTCAGTAAAGTCACGCTGAAGACGAAACGAGCCGATCAAGAAGGGGTCCAATTGATTCTCGAATACGGAAAGTTACTCGATCGTTCGGCTAGCGCGATGAACCGGGGAACAGAGCTGACGGTCGAACACTTATTTTTCAATACACCAGCCCGCCTGAAGTATTTGAAGACGACGCATACAGAACTTGCGGCGATCACGGATGTCTTGAACCGGATGGCGTTCGCCCACCCGGAGGTCAAGTTCCGTGCTGTCCATGAAGGAAAAGTGTTGATCCAGACGAATGGTTCCGGAGACGTCCTTCAAGCCTTAGCGAGCGTCTACGGGCATCAGACGATTCAAGGGACACTTGTTGCGACAGCGTCGAATGCGGATTATCAATTGACGTGTCATCTCGTTAAACCCGAAGTCACACGGGCGTCAAAAAACTACATCACCTTGATTTTAAATGGGCGGTCAGTCAAAAACTTTGCCTTATCGCAAGCCGTCTTGAATGGTTATCATACGCTGCTGCCGATTGGTCGTTTTCCGATTGCTGTCATCGAGGTGACGATGGACCCGTTGTTGATTGATGTCAACGTTCATCCGGCAAAACGGGAGGTCCGCTTGTCGAAGGAAGCGGAATTATGTCAATTGATTCAAGAGACGATTCGAATGACACTCAGTCGTGAGACATTGATTCCGCAAGTGACGAAACCGAAACCGAAAAAAGATCCGAGTGCGCAGGAACGACTCGACTTCTCGTACAGTGTTGATCCGGTCGAAGAAACATCGTCACGTGCAGTCTGGAATTATCCAATTCCAAAACGCGAAGCCGTTCATGAGACAGAAGGACGACAGGCTGATCAAGCAGTCAGTTTCGAAGGAGAGCAACAGGAAGAAGTAGTAGAGAACGCTGGACGAACGGAGGACAATCGACCGAAGTTTCCTTATCTCGATGTCATCGGTCAACTGCACTCGTCCTATATCGTCTGTTCCGGTGAGGACGGGATGTATTTGATTGATCAACATGCCGCCCAGGAGCGCATCAAGTATGAAACGTACAAAGTGATGTTTGGTCGTCCGCTCGAGCAACAACAGCAACTGTTATTGCCGTACACGTTCGAAGTCTCATCTGACGACATGAAGCGGATGGAAGAAATCCTGCCTTTATTGTTAGAAGTCGGGATTGAGTTGGAGGCGTTTGGTCCGCAAAGCTTCATCGTCCGTGAAGTACCAACCTGGTTCCCATCGCACCGGCAGGAAGAGACGATTCAAGAGCTGATGGATGAAGCGTTGATGAAACAAAAAGTCGACATCGAACAGTACCGGGAAGATGCAGCAATCATGATGGCCTGCAAAAAATCAATCAAAGCGAATCATCCGTTAAATGAAGAGATGATGCGACGATTGATCGTCGATCTGTCACAAACCGAGATGCCGTTCACGTGTCCGCACGGTCGACCGGTCATCATCGAGTGGACGACGTATGAACTGGAGAAATTGTTTAAACGGGTGATGTGA
- a CDS encoding CidA/LrgA family protein, whose translation MSTKMRALLSLIGQVILITCFATIGELISKSFDLALPGNIVGLLLLYLALKAKIVQVKHVERGGRLLLLIMPLFFVPALSGIMDYTAFLRQYGLQVVLIVIMSSLLTLVGSAYIVDRLAHRKDGVTPRD comes from the coding sequence ATGTCTACAAAAATGCGCGCACTTCTTTCATTGATTGGGCAAGTGATACTGATCACTTGTTTTGCGACAATCGGTGAACTGATCAGTAAAAGCTTTGACTTAGCGTTACCGGGGAATATCGTCGGACTCTTGTTGCTCTATTTAGCGCTCAAGGCGAAAATCGTTCAAGTCAAACACGTCGAACGGGGCGGCCGACTGTTGCTGCTCATCATGCCGTTGTTCTTCGTTCCGGCATTGTCGGGAATCATGGACTATACTGCATTCTTACGCCAGTACGGCTTACAGGTCGTCTTGATCGTCATCATGAGTAGCTTGCTGACGCTCGTCGGTTCTGCCTACATCGTCGATCGGCTTGCTCACCGGAAAGATGGGGTGACGCCACGTGATTAA
- a CDS encoding LrgB family protein, whose amino-acid sequence MIKALFWLILTIVIFLIGFAGYRRYPRVWTLPILTVTATMILILSLTGVSHATYMTGGQYLTKMLGPAITAFAIPLYTVRHHVRRFLPEIGLGVVIGTSIALTSDIVFGLLLHLGRTTNLALLPKSVTLPVALSISERSGGTATLTATFVLMTGLVGSLVGPRLMTGLKIRHFVSRGVGLASIAHVMGATKSMTLDQREGTVGLLTMVLTAIFASVLAPFIIRFIY is encoded by the coding sequence GTGATTAAGGCACTATTTTGGTTGATTCTGACGATTGTCATTTTTTTGATTGGATTTGCCGGGTATCGGCGGTATCCACGCGTCTGGACGTTACCGATTTTGACGGTGACGGCAACGATGATTTTGATTTTGTCACTGACAGGTGTCTCCCACGCGACCTATATGACGGGCGGGCAGTACTTGACGAAAATGCTCGGTCCTGCCATCACCGCCTTCGCGATTCCGCTTTATACGGTCCGGCACCACGTCCGGCGTTTCTTGCCGGAAATTGGTCTAGGGGTCGTCATCGGGACGAGCATCGCCTTGACGTCAGATATCGTGTTCGGACTGTTGTTACATCTCGGACGGACGACGAATCTGGCACTGCTCCCGAAATCCGTCACGCTCCCCGTCGCTTTGTCGATTTCAGAGCGTTCGGGTGGAACGGCGACCTTAACCGCGACGTTCGTCCTGATGACAGGTCTCGTCGGTTCACTTGTCGGTCCACGCTTGATGACGGGGTTAAAGATTCGTCACTTCGTCAGTCGGGGTGTCGGACTGGCTTCGATTGCCCATGTCATGGGTGCAACGAAATCGATGACGCTCGACCAGCGGGAGGGTACGGTCGGATTGCTGACGATGGTGCTGACGGCGATTTTTGCGAGTGTCCTGGCGCCCTTCATCATCCGCTTCATTTATTAA
- a CDS encoding AAA family ATPase, protein MIIWINGTFGVGKTTAAKGLQQRIPESVIFDPESVGQLLREQFPSTRMYDDFQDEPLWRELTRVLLERSDQSGERTMIVPMTVTNPIYFDEIIGELRRRGHLVHHVSLMASTTTVKRRLLRRFERPDSWGGRQAEARIQALTNPLFNQHIETDQLTKQGVVDAIVLSCDLHVAPPCRKRIFS, encoded by the coding sequence ATGATTATTTGGATTAACGGAACATTTGGAGTCGGGAAAACGACGGCGGCTAAGGGGTTACAACAAAGAATACCGGAATCTGTAATCTTCGATCCGGAATCAGTCGGTCAGTTGTTAAGAGAACAATTCCCGTCGACACGCATGTACGATGATTTTCAAGATGAACCGTTGTGGCGGGAACTAACACGGGTGCTTCTCGAACGGAGTGATCAATCCGGCGAGCGGACGATGATTGTCCCGATGACGGTGACGAATCCGATCTATTTTGATGAAATCATCGGTGAATTGAGACGACGGGGGCATCTCGTCCATCATGTTTCATTGATGGCTTCTACGACTACGGTCAAACGACGTTTACTTCGGCGATTTGAACGACCGGATTCCTGGGGAGGACGGCAGGCCGAGGCCCGCATTCAAGCATTGACGAATCCGCTGTTCAATCAACACATCGAGACTGATCAACTGACGAAACAAGGGGTCGTTGATGCGATTGTCCTGAGTTGTGACCTGCATGTAGCACCGCCATGCCGTAAACGTATCTTTTCATGA
- a CDS encoding HAMP domain-containing sensor histidine kinase, with translation MRNWMTEKIGRQLMAIFYGVFAIGALTSFASYLYIDGAASQTKRQVLDQLEKTQWFWFLNLLIFILCLVFIVRPIINRLTEQLQELTKKSHRLAEGKSISLEYDRQSNNEVGQLTDSFYEMAESISSQHAELSRQNRELEQKQDDLTGKQSKLEQSLTATRSNELYLKDRNELIETLASKESLFDFSSVISTIVRLTKTEFGALLFIKNNEITSVVPKEMTDEQQESLKTESLLLKRVMVSKESAQSTKQVTDDRLLGYPYYMHEAVIPIMDPAKDELIACLYLARFDEAFTEHDIIELASFAKQIAISRMRMTLYEQMDYERAETAQLLNSVREAILYVKHEEQVILGNRALFEIFQSLQIEEETDMTTFLEVNPETMFEQMDQREAFGTYFEEVLAGQIPTDMFSLSIDDGTYFIQVYAEEIVHEGQPIGTILVFRDVTPETEVDRMKSELVSTVSHELRTPLSSIYGFTELMLKRDLGPDRSKRYLQTIHDESKRLTDLVSDFLNVQRMESGKQSYEKEVFNLLDVVKEQIQFHQATTEQHTLQLDADQGQTFLVEADRNSMRQLLGNLLNNAVKYSPDGGEIIIGLLEHDANIELSVRDFGVGIPVSSTPHLFSKFYRVDNSDSRKIGGTGLGLSICKEIVREHDGTIEVESVLGDGALFKVMLPNATKK, from the coding sequence ATGAGAAACTGGATGACTGAAAAGATAGGAAGACAACTGATGGCGATTTTTTATGGGGTATTCGCGATCGGAGCATTGACGTCATTTGCGAGCTACCTATATATCGACGGCGCAGCAAGTCAGACGAAACGTCAAGTACTCGACCAATTAGAGAAAACACAATGGTTCTGGTTCTTGAACTTACTGATTTTCATTTTGTGTCTTGTGTTCATCGTTAGACCGATCATCAATCGGTTGACGGAACAGCTGCAAGAGCTGACGAAGAAAAGTCACCGTCTTGCAGAAGGAAAGTCGATTTCTTTAGAGTATGACCGCCAATCGAACAATGAAGTCGGTCAATTAACAGACTCCTTTTACGAGATGGCCGAGTCTATTTCGTCTCAACATGCCGAGCTATCACGACAAAATCGAGAGCTCGAACAAAAACAAGATGATTTGACCGGTAAGCAAAGTAAACTTGAACAGTCTTTGACGGCAACACGTTCGAATGAATTGTACCTGAAAGATCGGAATGAATTGATTGAGACGTTGGCTTCGAAAGAAAGTTTGTTTGATTTTTCTTCCGTCATCAGCACGATCGTCCGTTTGACGAAAACGGAGTTCGGGGCATTACTTTTCATCAAGAATAATGAGATTACGTCTGTTGTACCAAAAGAGATGACCGATGAGCAGCAAGAGAGCTTAAAAACGGAATCGTTACTGTTGAAACGGGTCATGGTCTCAAAAGAAAGTGCACAATCGACGAAACAAGTGACCGACGATCGATTGTTAGGGTACCCGTACTACATGCATGAAGCGGTCATTCCAATCATGGATCCGGCAAAAGATGAATTGATTGCTTGCCTCTATTTAGCACGATTTGATGAAGCGTTCACGGAACATGACATCATCGAATTGGCATCGTTCGCAAAACAGATTGCGATTTCACGGATGCGGATGACGTTATATGAACAGATGGACTATGAGCGGGCGGAGACGGCGCAGCTGTTAAATTCTGTCCGTGAAGCGATTTTATACGTCAAACATGAAGAACAGGTGATACTCGGGAACCGGGCATTGTTTGAAATCTTCCAGTCGCTTCAGATTGAGGAAGAAACAGATATGACGACGTTTCTTGAAGTCAATCCCGAGACGATGTTCGAACAGATGGATCAACGAGAGGCATTCGGAACGTATTTCGAGGAGGTCCTCGCTGGTCAGATTCCGACCGATATGTTTTCCTTATCGATAGACGACGGCACATACTTTATTCAAGTCTATGCTGAAGAAATCGTTCATGAGGGACAACCAATCGGGACGATCCTCGTTTTCCGAGATGTAACGCCTGAAACGGAAGTTGACCGAATGAAGTCCGAACTCGTTTCGACGGTCTCACATGAACTACGGACACCCTTATCGTCAATCTATGGGTTTACCGAGTTGATGTTAAAACGGGACTTAGGCCCGGATCGGAGTAAACGGTATTTACAGACAATCCATGACGAATCAAAACGTCTAACTGATCTCGTCAGTGATTTCTTGAACGTACAACGGATGGAATCAGGCAAGCAGTCATACGAAAAAGAAGTATTTAATCTCCTCGATGTCGTCAAAGAGCAAATTCAGTTTCATCAGGCGACGACGGAACAGCATACCCTTCAACTCGATGCGGATCAAGGGCAGACATTCCTGGTGGAAGCCGATCGCAACAGCATGAGGCAGTTGCTTGGCAATTTACTGAACAATGCTGTGAAATACTCGCCAGACGGGGGTGAAATCATCATTGGTTTACTCGAGCATGATGCAAACATCGAACTGAGTGTCCGCGATTTTGGTGTCGGGATTCCTGTCAGCTCGACGCCGCACCTGTTCAGTAAGTTTTATCGCGTCGACAACTCAGATAGTCGTAAAATCGGCGGAACGGGACTCGGATTGTCAATCTGTAAAGAAATCGTCCGTGAGCATGACGGAACGATTGAAGTCGAGTCCGTCTTAGGTGACGGGGCACTCTTTAAAGTCATGTTACCGAATGCAACTAAAAAGTAA
- a CDS encoding NUDIX hydrolase, with protein sequence MREWHGAAAVCVNEENQVLMVKSYGSEAWAVPSGGIEPGETAGECCVREVMEETGYPVKVKQNLFTKQTVIQTIQVETTYFEIIRIGDSQGINDPDETIEQIAWMSRAALDTIEHMYPEDVLFLTEWLDGRENPHSAPKVQKACLELKNT encoded by the coding sequence ATGCGAGAGTGGCATGGTGCAGCAGCAGTTTGTGTCAATGAGGAAAATCAAGTATTGATGGTCAAAAGTTATGGTTCCGAGGCGTGGGCCGTCCCGTCCGGTGGAATCGAGCCGGGAGAGACGGCAGGCGAATGCTGTGTGCGAGAAGTCATGGAAGAGACCGGGTATCCCGTAAAGGTTAAACAGAACCTATTTACGAAGCAGACCGTCATCCAAACGATTCAAGTTGAAACGACCTATTTTGAAATCATCCGAATCGGTGACAGTCAAGGGATCAACGACCCGGACGAAACGATTGAACAGATAGCGTGGATGTCGCGTGCTGCACTCGACACCATTGAACACATGTATCCGGAAGATGTTCTTTTTTTGACGGAGTGGCTCGACGGTCGTGAGAATCCTCATAGCGCTCCGAAAGTTCAAAAAGCGTGCCTGGAGCTGAAGAATACGTAA
- a CDS encoding anaerobic ribonucleoside triphosphate reductase — MEVNTLYRQVIEEPTTNHVQENANIDGKAPLAKLNRIASTAARAMMEDLLVTPRVKQALADNILYIHDADYYVTGTTTCSQIPLGRLLTNGFQMSHGSIRPAQDIRSAMALAAIIMQANQNMQHGGQAFPNFDTDLAPFVEKTYARQMKKINQIAPSWSKARRARYARQETYEITYQACEAFIHNTNSMHSRGGGQVPFISINYGTDTSVYGRMLTKALLEATLAGLGKGETPIFPIQIFKVKAGVTLNPGDPNYDLFQLATKVTGKRLFPNFAFLDAPFNVSKTAEEVAYMGCRTRVFEHRQGEASVTGRGNLSFTSLNLVRLALTSQTVDHMFTALTEYTKLACEQLLERYQYQANRRAEEFPFLYQHVWRDGETLQPTDRVEPVLRHGTLSVGFIGLAEALVVLTGHDHGESAIAHNIGRALIQTMRHVVDQFGDETGLNFSLIATPAEGLSGKFTAHDVAKFGLIAGVTDKTYYTNSFHLPVTATVTMRQKIRLEAPFHALCNGGHITYVETDGALAENPQAVEDIVRMMAAEGIGYGSINHPIDRCLTCRTEQTIEQTCPVCGGEDIERIRRITGYLVGTMARWNEAKRAEEQDRVYHGTTAIDRR; from the coding sequence ATGGAAGTGAACACCTTGTACCGACAAGTGATTGAGGAACCAACGACTAACCATGTCCAAGAAAATGCCAACATCGATGGCAAAGCACCGCTCGCGAAGTTGAACCGGATCGCGAGTACGGCGGCGCGGGCGATGATGGAAGACCTGCTCGTGACGCCTCGCGTTAAACAAGCGTTAGCGGACAATATTCTGTATATCCATGACGCTGACTACTATGTCACGGGAACGACGACCTGTTCTCAAATTCCGTTAGGCCGCTTACTGACGAACGGGTTCCAGATGAGTCACGGGTCAATTCGTCCAGCACAAGATATCCGTTCTGCGATGGCGCTCGCTGCAATCATTATGCAAGCGAATCAAAACATGCAGCATGGTGGGCAAGCCTTTCCGAATTTTGATACCGATTTAGCTCCCTTCGTCGAGAAGACGTACGCACGTCAAATGAAGAAAATTAATCAGATTGCTCCGAGCTGGTCGAAGGCACGTCGCGCGAGATATGCGCGCCAAGAAACATACGAGATCACCTATCAAGCATGTGAAGCCTTCATCCATAATACGAATTCAATGCACTCACGCGGTGGCGGACAAGTTCCTTTTATCTCGATTAATTACGGGACGGATACTTCAGTTTACGGTCGGATGCTGACGAAGGCCTTACTTGAGGCGACACTGGCAGGTCTCGGAAAAGGAGAGACACCAATCTTTCCGATTCAGATTTTTAAAGTCAAAGCAGGCGTGACGTTAAATCCGGGTGACCCGAACTACGATTTATTTCAGCTCGCGACGAAAGTGACAGGAAAACGGCTCTTTCCGAATTTTGCGTTTTTAGATGCCCCGTTCAACGTCAGCAAGACAGCAGAAGAAGTTGCCTACATGGGTTGCCGAACACGCGTTTTTGAACATCGTCAAGGGGAAGCTTCCGTGACGGGGCGGGGAAATCTGTCGTTTACGAGTCTGAACCTCGTTCGGCTTGCCTTGACGAGTCAAACGGTCGATCATATGTTTACGGCATTGACGGAATATACGAAGCTTGCTTGCGAACAGTTGCTCGAACGGTATCAGTACCAAGCAAATCGACGGGCAGAGGAATTTCCGTTTCTGTATCAACACGTCTGGCGCGACGGGGAGACGCTTCAACCGACCGATCGCGTCGAGCCGGTCCTGCGCCACGGGACGCTTTCAGTCGGATTCATTGGTCTCGCGGAAGCGCTCGTCGTTTTGACAGGACATGATCACGGCGAATCAGCGATTGCCCATAACATCGGCCGGGCGTTGATTCAGACAATGCGTCACGTTGTCGATCAGTTCGGGGATGAGACGGGATTGAATTTTTCACTGATTGCGACACCGGCGGAAGGATTGTCTGGAAAATTCACGGCGCATGATGTCGCAAAGTTTGGTTTGATTGCCGGTGTGACAGATAAAACCTACTATACGAACTCGTTCCATCTTCCGGTGACGGCAACGGTAACGATGCGTCAAAAGATTCGCCTCGAAGCACCGTTTCACGCGCTGTGTAACGGAGGACATATTACCTATGTCGAGACGGATGGAGCGCTCGCAGAAAATCCGCAAGCCGTCGAGGATATCGTCCGGATGATGGCGGCAGAAGGAATTGGCTATGGCTCAATCAATCATCCAATCGATCGTTGTTTGACCTGTCGGACGGAACAGACAATCGAACAGACGTGTCCAGTCTGTGGCGGAGAAGACATTGAACGGATTCGGCGGATTACGGGATATCTCGTCGGGACGATGGCGCGCTGGAATGAAGCGAAACGGGCCGAAGAACAGGACCGGGTCTACCATGGTACGACTGCTATCGATCGTCGCTGA
- the nrdG gene encoding anaerobic ribonucleoside-triphosphate reductase activating protein, translated as MVRLLSIVADSVVDGPGLRTVIFFAGCPHRCRGCHNPSSWSPEAGTTYSTPDVIKWVEEIGSKRITLSGGEPFAQIEALEQLVLILRPDYEIYLFTGYRIEDLVKEERACRILRQVDCLIDGPYVKELHDRSLAIRGSTNQRILSTKQIEQYIKNR; from the coding sequence ATGGTACGACTGCTATCGATCGTCGCTGATTCAGTCGTCGATGGTCCCGGCTTACGGACGGTCATCTTTTTCGCCGGCTGTCCACATCGGTGCCGAGGCTGTCATAATCCATCATCGTGGTCGCCTGAGGCAGGTACAACCTACTCGACTCCTGACGTCATCAAGTGGGTCGAGGAAATCGGATCAAAACGAATTACGCTGTCGGGCGGTGAACCATTCGCTCAAATCGAGGCACTCGAACAACTCGTCCTGATATTGCGACCGGACTATGAGATTTATTTGTTTACCGGATATCGGATTGAAGACTTAGTTAAAGAGGAACGCGCGTGTCGAATCTTACGGCAGGTGGATTGTTTGATTGACGGACCATATGTGAAAGAACTTCATGATCGGAGTCTGGCCATCCGTGGCAGTACGAACCAACGGATTCTCTCCACAAAACAGATTGAGCAGTATATCAAGAACAGGTAG
- a CDS encoding DHA2 family efflux MFS transporter permease subunit produces the protein MQSTKQSSRLYLILAVLMAGAFVAVLNSTLLNIALPSIMVSLDIQTSTAQWLTTGYMLVNGIMIPTSAFLVQKFSTRQLFLTAMSLFTIGTVVAGQTELFPVLLGARMLQASGSAIMMPLLMNVLITGFPIEKRGQAMGIFGLVITFAPAIGPTLSGWVLEHYEWPMLFHIVTPIAALVLVLGFFLLKKEVVTSSLRIDRLSLVLSSFGFGGLLYGFSSAGSAGWGSFAVIGSLTVGVISLVSFIIRQLRLDEPMLEFRIFKYPMFALSQGISMVLNMSMFSAMILMPIYVQTIRGISPFHSGLLMLPGALVMAFMSPITGRLFDRFGARVLAIIGLSLTVLTTFFFSRLTADTAYSFLVIMYTLRFLGISMVMMPVMTNGLNHIPQHLTPHGTALNNTLSQVSGAIGSGLLISVMTSRTASYATDLAANATPTTAPKTIMTQAMVEGINDTFFIATLLALFALILSFFIKKRPSETLTVVETVAEKKYA, from the coding sequence ATGCAATCAACCAAGCAATCATCTCGACTTTATCTTATTTTAGCTGTCCTCATGGCAGGCGCGTTCGTTGCCGTCCTCAACTCGACGCTATTAAATATCGCCTTACCTTCCATTATGGTTTCGCTCGATATTCAAACCAGTACGGCCCAGTGGCTGACGACAGGTTATATGCTCGTCAACGGCATCATGATTCCGACGTCTGCCTTTCTCGTCCAAAAGTTCTCAACCCGCCAGCTGTTTCTGACGGCGATGAGCTTATTTACGATTGGAACTGTCGTCGCGGGTCAAACGGAGCTCTTCCCCGTCTTACTCGGTGCACGGATGTTACAAGCATCTGGTTCTGCTATCATGATGCCGTTATTAATGAACGTCTTAATCACCGGCTTCCCAATCGAGAAACGCGGGCAAGCGATGGGGATTTTCGGACTCGTCATCACATTTGCACCGGCAATCGGTCCGACTCTGTCCGGTTGGGTCCTTGAGCATTACGAATGGCCGATGCTGTTCCACATCGTGACACCAATCGCTGCACTTGTTCTTGTTCTTGGTTTCTTCTTACTAAAAAAAGAAGTCGTCACAAGCAGTTTACGCATCGATCGCCTGTCCCTCGTGTTGTCCAGTTTTGGATTCGGTGGCTTGTTGTACGGATTCAGTTCAGCCGGTTCAGCCGGTTGGGGATCATTCGCTGTCATCGGCTCCTTGACAGTCGGCGTCATCAGCCTCGTCTCATTCATTATACGACAATTACGTCTCGACGAACCGATGCTCGAGTTCCGGATTTTTAAATATCCGATGTTTGCTTTATCACAAGGGATTTCAATGGTCCTTAACATGTCGATGTTCTCGGCGATGATCTTGATGCCGATTTATGTCCAAACGATTCGTGGGATTTCCCCGTTCCACTCTGGACTTTTGATGTTACCCGGTGCACTCGTCATGGCGTTTATGTCTCCGATCACAGGCCGCTTGTTTGACCGGTTCGGTGCCCGGGTGCTTGCCATCATCGGATTGTCGTTGACAGTCTTAACAACGTTCTTCTTCAGTCGTTTGACGGCAGATACAGCGTATTCGTTCCTTGTCATCATGTACACATTACGCTTCCTCGGCATCTCGATGGTCATGATGCCCGTCATGACGAACGGTCTCAATCATATTCCGCAACATTTGACACCGCATGGTACGGCACTCAACAATACGTTGTCGCAAGTATCAGGAGCAATCGGTTCCGGATTACTCATTTCCGTCATGACATCACGGACAGCGAGTTACGCAACGGATCTTGCTGCGAACGCAACACCGACGACAGCACCGAAAACAATCATGACGCAAGCAATGGTCGAAGGGATTAATGATACGTTCTTCATCGCGACATTGCTCGCCTTGTTCGCCTTAATCCTTTCGTTCTTCATTAAAAAGCGTCCATCGGAAACATTAACGGTCGTCGAAACGGTCGCTGAAAAAAAATATGCGTAA